The Chryseobacterium sp. LJ668 genome segment AAGTGCTTTCTTTGTGTATATTGATCTCAAATCTATTTCTTTAACCACCACTGACTGTCTTTTCTGTCAGAACGTTTCACACCGTTATCAATGTTGTAGGCAAAACCAATCCCTAAAGTCTGCTTCAACTGTGTTTTCTGGATTTGATCATGGTCATACATCAAATCTAAAGTCACAATGGATGATACAAATCTGTTGATTTTCATATTTAAAAGCATATTGTACGACAACACCATATGATCAGGTTTATCTAAATAATTAGAGAAAATAGAACCTGTATTTGTCATTTCGATATTTTCCATGAGTTTTACTTTATAAATGGCAGAACCGAGAAAACCGATCTGCATCAGGAAAAAATCACCATCAGCCTTCAAACCATAGTTTCCGCCTAACTGCAATTCTTTATCTAAAACAAAGGTAAATCTTCCGTTGGCAGGTCTTAAAGTAACCGTAAGATTCTCGTCAGGTCTGTAAGTGATACCCAGACCGGCATTCACGTATCCAGGAGCCATAAAGTTTGAAATTTTCTTAGCTTCAGGATTATTACCATCTTCAAAACCGCCTGAAAATTGCGAAAGTACACTCGCTCCCGTAGAAACGTACCAGCTTTTTGAAAACTGTCGTCCGTAGTTGGTAGAAACATTCAGAACATCCTGAGTTTTTCTTGTTCCCACGCCTTTTGTAGTGTTTTGTCCGTAATTTAGAATAATGATATTTTCCCAAAGATGACGACCTTTTTCGTATACAAGATTATAATTTGCACTTGCGAGCCATCCTACATTATTAGCTCCACCTCCTACCCAATTTGAGAAAGCTGCCTGATTAAACATGAGGCTGTTTTTTGCAACGACAGACCAGTGTCTCGGTTTTTTGATGGTGTCAGCTGCTGCAGAATCGCTGATGATTACCTGTGCAAATGAATATACACACAGATACAAAGAAAGCAAAACGAAAATCTTTTTCATATATCTCATTTTTTCAAGTGCAAAAATAAAGATATAATGTTATATAGAAGGTTTACAGGGTTTAACGGTTTTGTAAAAGGATTGTTTTACGCCATCATTTCAAACAAAAAAGTTTTAAAAACATTACATTTTGTCTTGAATAAGTGATAAAATTTAAAATCATCGACAAATTTTCCGAAATTTATACTTGGCTTTTGATTTGACACTTTTCCGGTATGTTTAAAAATGTAATTTACAAAAATGCAATCATCTATCCTCTGCTGATGCTGAGTGCTATGTGGTTCGGATATTTTCTACAGATGCAGGGCTTTTTTGCAAGTTGCTTTGGAGCAATTATTCCTTTGTTGCCGGAAGGTTTGCTTGGAATTATCACGTCCCCTCTCCTCCATGGGAGCGTTGATCATATTGTTGGAAACTCAATTCCCATAGCTGTTTTAATGGGACTTCTTTATCAGTTTTACCCATTAGTAGCCAACAAAGTTTTTATTATTGGCTGGCTTGCTACCGGACTTTTGCTTTGGACTCTTCCACCAATTGATTTTCTCACAGGCGAATATATATACACCTGTACCATCGGAGCAAGCGGTGTTGTGTATGTTCTTGCTTTTTTTCTTTTCTTCAGTGGCGTCTTTAAATGGAATATGACACTTCTTACCATCTCACTTTTGGTCGTTCTATATTACGGAAGTTTGATCTGGGGAATGCTTCCTGAAGAGCTTTTCTATAATATGCAGGAACCCAGTAAAATTTCCTGGCAGGCTCATTTATCTGGTGCTGTTGTGGGAAGTATTTTGGCTTTTGTATTTAAAAATATAGGCGAAAAAAAGAAAAGATTCATCTGGGAATTCCCTAACTATTATAGTGAAAAAGACGATAAGCTTTGGCAGGAATACAAAGAAAACCATCCTGATGATTTTTTAGAATTACCATACAAAAAAAACGAAGATCTTTGGGATCATTTAGAAGAAATCAGAAGAAAATAAATCCTAATTTATTACATTTGAATAAAATAACACAAATGTATTCTGAAGAACATCTCTACTCTATCGCACTTCGTGAGTGTAATTTTATTGGTGACATTAATTTCTTTAAGCTGGTACGATCTTTTGGGAGCGCAAAAAACGTTTGGGAATCTGCAAAAAAACAACTCGGTAAAACCGACGGAATCGGAACAAAAACTGTTTCCGATATCGGAAATGCAGAACATCTAAAATTTGCAGAAAAAGAACTCTTATTTTGCGAAAAAAATTCCATAAAAATCAATCTGCGCCATCAGAATGAGCTGCCTTTTTTATTGGCGGAATGTGACGATGCACCTTCGATTTTGTATCAAAAGGGCAATTTTGAGAGAAATTTAAAACCCATCAGTTTAGTTGGTACGCGAAACATTACAGCTTATGGCAAAAAATTCATAGAAGACTTTTTCGAAGAAGTAAAAACACATCAATTTATTTCCGTCAGTGGTTTGGCTTTAGGAGTTGATAAAGAAGTTCATGAGGAATCCTTAAAACATCAAATTCCTACGATTGGAGTGTTGGCTCATGGTTTTCACACGTTTTATCCTTCAAAAAACAGAAAACTTTCAGAAAAAATCATTGAGGAAAATGGGGGCCTGCTTACAGAATTCAATTCTTCCCGAAAACCTGACAGAGAAAATTTCATACAAAGAAACAGAATTGTTGCCGGTATTTCTCCCGCTACTATTGTTGTTGAAACTGCGTTTGGGGGCGGATCGATCAGTACTGCAACCTTTGCGAACAACTACAACAGAGATGTTTTTTCATTGCCCGGAAAGATTACGGATAAGTACAGCCAAGGTTGTAATCATCTTATTTTTCAGAATAAAGCGACTGCAATTTCCACCTTTAAAGATTTGCTAAATTTAGTAGGATTCAACGATCCAAAAGAAAAAATAGAAGAGCTTTTTTCTTATAGCCACTCAACAATTCAATTGTCTGAAAATCAAGAATTAATTTATAATAAAATTGCGGCAAACCCGCACATTTCTTTAGATGATTTGGCTGAGCAAATTTCCACTGTCTCACACAAATTGTTGCCTGTGATTCTAGAATTAGAGCTTTTAGGGAAAGTAAAATCGTTTTCAGGGAGACAATTTGTAGCAATATGAAAATTAATGATTTCTTAATATTTCATTATTTCATATATAACATTTAATTTTTAATAAAATTTAATTCATAATTGTCAATTTAATAATATTCTGTTGCATTATTATTGAATTATCAGCAAATATTAAATAAGCTATTGTGAATCTTGAAAAAAAAATTAAATTTGTTGACATAATATTCAACCTTACTTATATGGAACAATATAATATTGACCAGAAAATTCAGGAATTTATTGCTAAAATTGAGGCAAAAAATCCAAACGAACCGGAATTCTTACAGGCCGTAAAAGAAGTTGCCATTACTGTAATTCCGTTTATCCTTACCAGAAAAGAATATACCGGCATGAAGCTTCTAGAGAGAATGGCCGAAGCTGAAAGGATTATTATTTTCAGAGTTCCATGGGTTGACGACAAAGGAGAAATTCAGGTAAACAGAGGGTTCAGAATTCAGATGAACTCTGCAATCGGACCTTACAAAGGGGGAATTCGTTTTCATCCTACAGTAAACCTTTCTGTACTTAAATTCTTAGCATTCGAGCAGGTTTTCAAAAACTCTCTAACGACACTTCCGATGGGAGGTGGAAAAGGAGGTTCAGATTTTGATCCGCAAGGAAAAACAGATATGGAAGTAATGCGTTTTTGCCAGGCTTTCATGACAGAACTTTGCAAACATATCGGTCCAGAAACTGACGTTCCTGCAGGAGACATTGGTGTTGGAGCAAGAGAAATAGGATATTTATTTGGTCAGTATAAAAAGATCAGAAACGAATTTACAGGAGTTCTTACAGGAAAAGGTCTTGCTTATGGAGGATCACTGATCCGTCCTGAAGCGACTGGTTACGGGGTTGTATACTTCGCTGAACAAATGCTGAAGACAATCGGACAGACTTTTAAAGATAAAACGGTAACTGTTTCAGGTTTCGGAAACGTAGCTTGGGGTGTTATTAAAAAAATAAACGAACTTGGAGGAAAAGTAGTTACCCTTTCAGGACCAGACGGTTATGTTTATGACAAAGACGGTATTGAAGGAGAAAAAATTGAATATTTATTAGAATTAAGAGCTTCTGGAAATAACAGGGCTGAAGATTATGCTAAAAAATATCCATCAGCTGTATTCCACGCAGGAAAACGTCCTTGGGAAGTTAAATGCGACGTGGCAATTCCTTCGGCAACTCAAAACGAACTGGATGTTGAAGATGCTAAATTATTGGTAGAAAACGGATGTGTCTGTGTTACTGAAGCTGCGAATATGCCTTCTACATTAGATGCTATTAATTATTTCCTTGAGAACAAGGTATTATTCTCTCCGGGGAAAGCTTCAAACGCAGGTGGCGTTGCTACTTCAGGTTTAGAAATGACTCAAAACTCAATCAGACTCAACTGGACTTCTGAAGAAGTTGATGCAAGATTGAAGGAAATCATGATCGGAATTCACAAAGCGTGCAGAGATTATGGAAAAGAGGAAGACGGCTATGTCAACTACGTAAAAGGCGCCAACATTGCCGGATTCGTAAAAGTTGCAGAAGCAATGCTTGCTCAAGGTGTAGTATAAAATATAAAGGTCGGGAAGTTTTCCCGGCCTTTTTCATTAAGCCTGTCCCGGGATAATGGGAAAAAAGTAATAGTGAAAGAGGAAAGCGTTGAATTTATTCAGCGCTTTTTTTATTTTTATGAAAAGATTCTAATGAAAAATACATTCAAATCTATAGATGAATATTTTCTTTTATTTTCTGAGGAAATTCAGATAAAATTTGAAATTTTAAGAAAGACACTTCACTCTCAAGATTCTGAAATCGAAGAGTATATAGGTTATCAAATGCCCGGATTTAAATATAAAGATAAACCGCTGGCCTATTTTGCTGGTTATAAAAAGCATATTGGTTTTTATCCCGGTCCCGAAGCCATCAGACATTTTGAAAGTGAATTTAAAAATAGAAAGTACAAGTTTTCTAAAGGTGCTGTTCGGTTTCCTTTAAATGAAGATTTGCCTTTAGATTTGATAGAAAAAGTAGTACAGTTAAGAATGATGGAAATTGAACAGAAAAAATCCTGAAACATAAGATTCCAGGATTTCATTCTACTTATATACTAAAACTACTTCAAAAAGCAAATCAATTGGGGGTTGATTTAATGTTTAAACGTTCATAGCGTGATAAAATTTTATTGGATCTAGCTTTTAACTAAAGTTTAGGATTTTTTCTAATAATTTAAGATCACTTATTTATTGACTGTGAGCATCATCTTTTCTACAAACTCAAAAGCAGCCGGACAAATCAAGGTATTCTTTATCATCAGATCATTGATCTGATAGATCTTTTTCCGGTCAGTATGAGGATATTCTCGGCAGGCTTTTGGGCGAACGTCATAAATCGAACAGGTATTATCACCATTAAGAAAAAAGCATGGCAGATTTTGAAGAACTTTATCGTTATCTTCATCCACACGCAAAAATTTCGCTTCAAAATCTGCCTGTTTCATCCGCAGATGCTTTGAGATCCGTTCTATATCTTTTTCAGTGTAAAGCGGGCCTGTAGTTTTACAGCAGTTGGCGCACTGCAGACAATCTATCTTTTCAAATACTTTTTCGTGAGTTTCTTCAACGATATAGTCAAGATTTTTAGGGGGCTTCTTTTTCAGACCATCCAGAAACTTTCTGTGCTCTTTCTGCTTTTGTAAAGCCTGCTTTTTGTAAAACTCTAAATTCTTCATTGCTTATCCGGATCTGCAACCGGCAGACTTACCTTTTTATATTCATTGATCTTATCCAGATCTAAAATCGTTGATTGACCGTCAAAGTCAGGATAATACATCGGTATAAACTGAGCACCGTGAATGATCTCATCAGAAACATACGATGATCTCTGTACCACAGTATTAGAAAAAACTTCATCAAATGCACGTACATGAACGATCATTTCAATATTCGTGTTTTTAAAGTCATCCGCAGAAAATCCGTAAAACGGGGAATTTTCATCAATTTTATGTACTACTGTCCAGTTCAGAGCTAAGGTATTTATTTTACTTAATTGAGTTTCTAAACGGTAAAAATTAATCTTTGTAGTCTCGTTTTCTGTGATTTCAATGGCTGTTGAAAGTGTAACATCTGCATCCGTTAATGCATTATTTTTATAGGGTGCCAAGCGAAACATCAATGCTGTAACATCCTGAAAAGGAGCAATAACAGCAATATCTGAAAATCTGAGATAAGCTCTCGGCCTGGAGAATCTTCCGTAAAACAAACCGGTTGCAATAGCAAAGGTAAGCAATCCTAAAAACGCTTCAAACGTAGCTACCAGACTTGCAGTGAAACCTACCGGAGCAATCCTTCCGTAACCTACTGTTGTAAATGTCTGCGAGCTGAAGAAAAAGACATCAATAAACTCGTTCACCGGGTCGCTTTTATCAATCCCGGTAAGATGCTCAACTCCGATTAAATAATAAATAAATGCAAAAATAATATTGATGAAAATATACATTAGCACCAGATAAGAGATAAAACGGAACGAAGATAAATTGAGCATTGTATGATACCAACTCAGCCTGTTGAGAACGTTAATACCCTTTCTTTTCACATTCGGAAGCCCGTCTTTATTAATAAATCTTCCTGAAGCACTGGCTCCGAAGCCGCTATTATCGGTGTTCTTCTGCTGAATTCTCTTTTTAAAACCTCTTGCCATATTGTAATTATATCATTTGTGCTTCTATTTTAATTTAATAAATGAATAGAAAGTGCAAAGATAAAACATTGTTTTTATGAAATTTATCAAGTACAGAAATTTGATATAAATCTGTTTTTATCCTAGATTTGATAATTGGCTCGTTAATAATGAATTAAATATGAAAAAGCTTGAATCAAGAGAAGATATTGAATTGCTCGTCAATTCTTTTTACGAAAAAGTTGTAAAAGATGAAACAATAGGGTTTTTCTTCAAAGAAATCATGAAGGTAGATTGGGAACAACACTTGCCTAAAATGTATTCTTTCTGGGAAACCATTCTTTTTGGGCAGATGAGCTATAAAGGAAATCCGATGCAGAAACATTTTCCGATTAATGAAATTCAGCCACTGGAGAAACATCATTTTGAACGCTGGCTTGCACTTTGGAAACTGACTATTGAAGAAAATTTTACCGGTGAAAATGCTTCAATGGCAATTACCAAATCCGAAAATATTGCCAACCTCATGTCTTATAAAATGGAAAT includes the following:
- a CDS encoding group III truncated hemoglobin, whose protein sequence is MKKLESREDIELLVNSFYEKVVKDETIGFFFKEIMKVDWEQHLPKMYSFWETILFGQMSYKGNPMQKHFPINEIQPLEKHHFERWLALWKLTIEENFTGENASMAITKSENIANLMSYKMEMARKK
- the dprA gene encoding DNA-processing protein DprA — translated: MYSEEHLYSIALRECNFIGDINFFKLVRSFGSAKNVWESAKKQLGKTDGIGTKTVSDIGNAEHLKFAEKELLFCEKNSIKINLRHQNELPFLLAECDDAPSILYQKGNFERNLKPISLVGTRNITAYGKKFIEDFFEEVKTHQFISVSGLALGVDKEVHEESLKHQIPTIGVLAHGFHTFYPSKNRKLSEKIIEENGGLLTEFNSSRKPDRENFIQRNRIVAGISPATIVVETAFGGGSISTATFANNYNRDVFSLPGKITDKYSQGCNHLIFQNKATAISTFKDLLNLVGFNDPKEKIEELFSYSHSTIQLSENQELIYNKIAANPHISLDDLAEQISTVSHKLLPVILELELLGKVKSFSGRQFVAI
- the gdhA gene encoding NADP-specific glutamate dehydrogenase; amino-acid sequence: MEQYNIDQKIQEFIAKIEAKNPNEPEFLQAVKEVAITVIPFILTRKEYTGMKLLERMAEAERIIIFRVPWVDDKGEIQVNRGFRIQMNSAIGPYKGGIRFHPTVNLSVLKFLAFEQVFKNSLTTLPMGGGKGGSDFDPQGKTDMEVMRFCQAFMTELCKHIGPETDVPAGDIGVGAREIGYLFGQYKKIRNEFTGVLTGKGLAYGGSLIRPEATGYGVVYFAEQMLKTIGQTFKDKTVTVSGFGNVAWGVIKKINELGGKVVTLSGPDGYVYDKDGIEGEKIEYLLELRASGNNRAEDYAKKYPSAVFHAGKRPWEVKCDVAIPSATQNELDVEDAKLLVENGCVCVTEAANMPSTLDAINYFLENKVLFSPGKASNAGGVATSGLEMTQNSIRLNWTSEEVDARLKEIMIGIHKACRDYGKEEDGYVNYVKGANIAGFVKVAEAMLAQGVV
- a CDS encoding rhomboid family intramembrane serine protease, whose product is MFKNVIYKNAIIYPLLMLSAMWFGYFLQMQGFFASCFGAIIPLLPEGLLGIITSPLLHGSVDHIVGNSIPIAVLMGLLYQFYPLVANKVFIIGWLATGLLLWTLPPIDFLTGEYIYTCTIGASGVVYVLAFFLFFSGVFKWNMTLLTISLLVVLYYGSLIWGMLPEELFYNMQEPSKISWQAHLSGAVVGSILAFVFKNIGEKKKRFIWEFPNYYSEKDDKLWQEYKENHPDDFLELPYKKNEDLWDHLEEIRRK
- a CDS encoding ion channel, giving the protein MARGFKKRIQQKNTDNSGFGASASGRFINKDGLPNVKRKGINVLNRLSWYHTMLNLSSFRFISYLVLMYIFINIIFAFIYYLIGVEHLTGIDKSDPVNEFIDVFFFSSQTFTTVGYGRIAPVGFTASLVATFEAFLGLLTFAIATGLFYGRFSRPRAYLRFSDIAVIAPFQDVTALMFRLAPYKNNALTDADVTLSTAIEITENETTKINFYRLETQLSKINTLALNWTVVHKIDENSPFYGFSADDFKNTNIEMIVHVRAFDEVFSNTVVQRSSYVSDEIIHGAQFIPMYYPDFDGQSTILDLDKINEYKKVSLPVADPDKQ
- a CDS encoding iron chaperone, which translates into the protein MKNTFKSIDEYFLLFSEEIQIKFEILRKTLHSQDSEIEEYIGYQMPGFKYKDKPLAYFAGYKKHIGFYPGPEAIRHFESEFKNRKYKFSKGAVRFPLNEDLPLDLIEKVVQLRMMEIEQKKS
- a CDS encoding YkgJ family cysteine cluster protein; protein product: MKNLEFYKKQALQKQKEHRKFLDGLKKKPPKNLDYIVEETHEKVFEKIDCLQCANCCKTTGPLYTEKDIERISKHLRMKQADFEAKFLRVDEDNDKVLQNLPCFFLNGDNTCSIYDVRPKACREYPHTDRKKIYQINDLMIKNTLICPAAFEFVEKMMLTVNK
- a CDS encoding DUF3078 domain-containing protein, which codes for MKKIFVLLSLYLCVYSFAQVIISDSAAADTIKKPRHWSVVAKNSLMFNQAAFSNWVGGGANNVGWLASANYNLVYEKGRHLWENIIILNYGQNTTKGVGTRKTQDVLNVSTNYGRQFSKSWYVSTGASVLSQFSGGFEDGNNPEAKKISNFMAPGYVNAGLGITYRPDENLTVTLRPANGRFTFVLDKELQLGGNYGLKADGDFFLMQIGFLGSAIYKVKLMENIEMTNTGSIFSNYLDKPDHMVLSYNMLLNMKINRFVSSIVTLDLMYDHDQIQKTQLKQTLGIGFAYNIDNGVKRSDRKDSQWWLKK